In Mus musculus strain C57BL/6J chromosome 1, GRCm38.p6 C57BL/6J, a single genomic region encodes these proteins:
- the Ppp1r14bl gene encoding protein phosphatase 1, regulatory (inhibitor) subunit 14B-like, giving the protein MADSGPSGGPALTDPGPEPGSANTGPRVYFESPPGTPGETPGPGNNPDKDDQVRRPHRPDKIIVKYDRKELRKRLNLDDWILEQLTGLYDCKEEEIPELEIDVDELLDMESDDTRAARVKELLVDCYKPTEAFINDLLDRIRGMQKLTIPLKN; this is encoded by the coding sequence ATGGCGGACAGCGGCCCCTCGGGGGGGCCAGCTTTGACTGATCCAGGCCCCGAGCCAGGCAGTGCCAACACAGGGCCCCGAGTCTACTTCGAGAGTCCCCCTGGGACCCCAGGCGAAACCCCTGGCCCCGGGAACAACCCGGATAAAGATGACCAGGTGAGACGGCCACATAGGCCAGATAAGATCATCGTCAAGTACGACCGCAAGGAGCTACGGAAGCGCCTCAACCTGGACGACTGGATCTTAGAACAGCTCACTGGTCTCTACGACTGCAAGGAAGAGGAAATCCCAGAGCTCGAGATCGATGTGGACGAACTCTTAGACATGGAAAGCGACGATACCCGGGCTGCTAGAGTCAAGGAGCTGTTAGTTGACTGTTACAAACCCACTGAGGCCTTCATCAATGACCTGCTAGACAGGATCCGGGGCATGCAGAAGCTGACCATACCCCTGAAGAACTAA